Proteins encoded in a region of the Scrofimicrobium sp. R131 genome:
- a CDS encoding ABC transporter permease: MSVDLRTTLVEEEALTSLPGSGRRRWSPSLVAGTVMVTLTAVVGLVALFWTPYSLDATGSGARLAGPSGQFWIGTDRLGRDLFSQLMAGATSALIVAAATMVIAALIGLTLGILAAATTWWVDAGFSKFIDIMIAFPTLLLAMLIVTIRGASLSSAILAIGISGSATIARVTRINTQRVLREDYFRAARTSGTRWWASLRLHILPNIFPMLLVQLMLLGGAAILAEAALSYLGLGAPPPAASWGRMLLEAQSTVEVQPWAALAPGLAIAWTVLGLNLLGDGLRDLLDPTLRGDR; this comes from the coding sequence GTGAGTGTGGATCTGAGAACCACCCTGGTGGAAGAAGAGGCACTGACGTCCCTGCCCGGTTCTGGGCGCCGCCGCTGGTCACCCTCCCTGGTGGCCGGCACGGTGATGGTGACACTTACCGCCGTCGTCGGCCTGGTGGCCCTGTTCTGGACCCCCTATTCGCTGGATGCCACCGGCTCCGGAGCGCGCCTGGCCGGGCCCAGTGGCCAGTTCTGGATTGGGACCGACCGGCTTGGACGGGACCTGTTTTCCCAACTGATGGCGGGGGCGACCTCCGCCCTGATCGTCGCGGCCGCCACCATGGTGATCGCGGCTCTGATTGGGTTGACCCTGGGAATCCTGGCGGCCGCCACCACCTGGTGGGTGGATGCCGGGTTCTCCAAGTTCATCGACATCATGATTGCATTCCCCACCCTGCTGCTGGCCATGCTGATCGTGACCATTCGCGGGGCGTCCCTCTCCTCGGCCATCCTGGCCATCGGAATTTCCGGCTCGGCCACCATTGCCCGGGTCACCCGAATCAACACGCAGCGGGTCCTGCGGGAGGACTATTTCCGCGCGGCCCGCACCTCCGGGACCCGGTGGTGGGCCAGCCTGCGCCTGCACATTTTGCCCAACATTTTCCCGATGCTGCTGGTGCAGCTGATGCTGTTGGGTGGGGCTGCCATCCTGGCCGAGGCGGCGCTCAGCTACCTCGGGTTGGGGGCGCCGCCTCCCGCCGCCAGCTGGGGGCGGATGCTGCTGGAAGCCCAATCCACCGTCGAGGTGCAGCCCTGGGCTGCCCTCGCCCCTGGTTTGGCAATCGCGTGGACGGTCCTCGGCCTGAATCTGCTCGGCGATGGTCTGCGAGACCTGCTGGACCCAACCCTGCGAGGTGATCGCTGA
- a CDS encoding ABC transporter permease — MSANLWYLAKKVAGLLVSLFLASLVIFLLLRLLPGDSSGTLLGVGTTQEQLEQLRSELGTDQPLLVQYGQWLHDLFTGQSASFISKKPFSELIGHRLAVTVPLSVGAFILAVLVSVPLGVLAATRRRSPAGVAISGLSQLGLAVPSFWIGVILVWIFALRLGWFPAGNFPRHGWADPVAALTALALPMITIAIAMSATMVRYIRSSVIDVLDTDYLRTARSLGYSRAGALARHGLRNAAVPVVAILGIELGTSLLGAVVIENVFALPGLGQLLLTSVTARDLPTVQNLVMLLTAVVLIINTAVDLLQRGIDPRLQLGSSRARRKAGAK; from the coding sequence TTGTCAGCCAATCTTTGGTATCTAGCTAAGAAGGTGGCGGGACTGCTGGTCTCGCTGTTCCTGGCCTCCCTGGTGATTTTCCTGCTCCTGCGCCTCCTGCCCGGCGACTCGTCGGGGACGCTGCTGGGCGTGGGCACCACCCAGGAACAGTTGGAGCAGCTTCGTTCCGAGCTCGGAACCGACCAGCCCCTGCTGGTGCAGTACGGCCAGTGGCTTCACGACCTGTTCACCGGGCAGAGTGCCTCGTTCATCTCGAAGAAGCCTTTTTCCGAGCTGATTGGGCACCGACTCGCGGTGACCGTCCCCCTCAGCGTGGGGGCGTTCATCCTGGCGGTCCTGGTGTCGGTTCCGCTCGGGGTGCTGGCGGCGACCCGTCGCCGCTCCCCCGCCGGCGTGGCCATCTCGGGGCTGTCCCAACTTGGGCTCGCGGTTCCCAGCTTCTGGATCGGCGTGATCCTCGTCTGGATCTTTGCGCTCCGCCTCGGTTGGTTTCCCGCCGGGAACTTTCCGCGTCACGGTTGGGCCGACCCGGTCGCGGCCCTGACCGCGCTGGCGCTCCCGATGATCACCATTGCCATCGCCATGAGCGCCACGATGGTGCGCTACATCCGCTCTTCCGTGATTGACGTGCTGGACACCGACTACCTGCGGACCGCACGCTCGCTGGGCTACTCCCGCGCGGGCGCCCTGGCCCGGCACGGCCTTCGAAACGCGGCCGTCCCGGTGGTGGCGATCCTCGGCATTGAGCTGGGTACCTCCCTGCTGGGTGCCGTCGTGATCGAGAACGTGTTTGCCCTCCCGGGCTTGGGACAGCTGCTGCTGACCTCCGTCACTGCCCGGGACCTTCCCACCGTCCAAAACTTGGTGATGCTGCTGACGGCAGTCGTGCTGATCATCAACACGGCGGTGGATCTGCTTCAGCGCGGGATTGATCCCCGACTTCAGCTCGGCTCCAGCCGGGCCCGGCGAAAGGCGGGGGCCAAGTGA
- a CDS encoding ABC transporter substrate-binding protein, producing MSAALMLSACGGGSSPSQSDQSGQSGTAEASSAEILIGTTNEPTSFERNVGGSSGISETTTRNVYEGLTSISDSGEVINTLAQSYDVSDDGLTYTFHLVPGVNFHDGTPLTSADAAWSISEAISPESKSARASDLRVIKNIETPDDQTVVLELDHRSASLPFFLASVTIVKDGDKENTSDNGTGPYRLVEWVQGDHLTLERNDDYWGEPAKNPGVTFQFFQDETAMNNALKTGAIDLVLQQESPDQLASFTDNPAFQVTEGNSIKKWVWTFNNKVAPFDDERVRQALYKAIDRDAILEAVWGDYGVTLGSMPPVSEPWYDASFTEIHAYNPEEAKQLLADAGVKDLNLDLTYVAGSSQEIIVQQIKSNLADIGVTVTPRPVDDSVWYQQVYTDKDYQTTLMDHNNPRDVLWYANPDFYWQYDNPKVQELKEASDEASTPEEQVELIHELSEIIAHEAPSAWLFQAPQIRIARAGVTGFSADKNAEPFYVANIVAED from the coding sequence ATGAGCGCCGCCCTGATGCTGTCGGCCTGTGGTGGCGGATCGTCTCCCAGCCAGTCCGATCAGTCGGGCCAGTCGGGAACCGCCGAGGCCTCTTCCGCTGAGATTCTGATCGGCACCACGAACGAGCCGACCAGTTTCGAACGCAACGTGGGCGGCTCCTCCGGAATCTCGGAAACCACCACCCGGAACGTCTACGAAGGTCTGACCTCCATTAGCGACAGCGGTGAGGTCATCAACACCCTGGCCCAGTCCTACGACGTCTCGGACGACGGCCTGACCTACACCTTCCACCTGGTGCCCGGGGTCAACTTCCACGACGGCACCCCGCTGACCTCCGCCGATGCGGCCTGGTCCATCTCGGAAGCAATCTCGCCCGAATCCAAGTCGGCCCGCGCCTCGGACCTGCGGGTAATCAAGAACATCGAGACCCCGGATGACCAGACGGTCGTCCTGGAACTGGACCACCGCTCGGCCTCGCTGCCGTTCTTCCTGGCCTCCGTCACCATCGTCAAGGATGGGGATAAGGAAAACACCTCCGACAATGGCACCGGGCCCTACCGCCTCGTCGAATGGGTCCAGGGCGACCACCTCACGCTGGAGCGCAACGACGATTACTGGGGCGAGCCGGCCAAAAACCCGGGCGTCACCTTCCAGTTCTTCCAGGATGAGACCGCCATGAACAACGCCCTGAAGACCGGAGCCATCGACCTGGTGCTGCAGCAGGAAAGCCCCGATCAGTTGGCCTCCTTCACCGACAATCCGGCCTTCCAGGTGACCGAGGGTAACTCAATCAAGAAGTGGGTGTGGACGTTCAACAACAAGGTGGCTCCCTTCGACGACGAACGCGTTCGCCAGGCCCTGTACAAGGCGATTGACCGAGATGCCATCCTGGAAGCGGTTTGGGGCGACTACGGGGTGACGCTCGGGTCGATGCCGCCGGTCTCTGAACCGTGGTACGACGCCTCCTTCACCGAGATTCACGCCTACAACCCGGAAGAAGCCAAGCAGCTGCTGGCCGACGCCGGGGTGAAGGACCTCAACCTGGACCTGACCTACGTGGCCGGTTCATCGCAGGAAATCATCGTTCAGCAGATCAAGTCGAACCTGGCTGACATTGGGGTGACGGTAACGCCGCGTCCGGTGGACGACTCTGTCTGGTACCAGCAGGTTTACACCGACAAGGACTACCAGACCACGCTGATGGATCACAACAATCCGCGCGACGTGCTCTGGTACGCCAACCCGGACTTCTACTGGCAGTACGACAACCCAAAGGTCCAGGAACTGAAGGAAGCTTCGGACGAGGCGTCCACCCCGGAAGAGCAGGTTGAGCTGATTCACGAGCTTTCCGAGATCATTGCTCACGAAGCACCGTCGGCCTGGCTGTTCCAGGCCCCGCAGATCCGGATTGCCCGGGCCGGAGTGACTGGTTTCTCGGCCGATAAGAACGCCGAACCCTTCTACGTGGCCAACATCGTTGCGGAAGACTAA
- a CDS encoding ABC transporter ATP-binding protein, whose amino-acid sequence MLEVSNLSVTTSSGRPILTDCSWSVPTGGRLGLIGESGSGKSITALAIMGLLPEGMRASGSVTLDGQELLTLTETERQRTRGSRIAMVFQEPLTALDPLMKVGRQIVGPLRLHQHLSRRQAQSRMLELLHQVALHDAERIAASYPWQLSGGQRQRVALAMVLACQPEVIIADEPTTALDVTVQAEVLELLTTLVDQLGTTLVFITHDLPVLAQVAQNLVVMRGGQVVEQTTVANGLADPQAAYTRQLVTAAREVSFLPALEEAPGE is encoded by the coding sequence ATGCTGGAAGTCTCCAACCTGTCCGTCACCACCTCGAGTGGCCGGCCAATTTTGACCGACTGCTCCTGGTCGGTGCCCACCGGTGGCCGCCTCGGCCTAATTGGCGAGTCGGGTTCGGGCAAGTCCATTACCGCCCTGGCCATCATGGGCCTACTGCCGGAGGGGATGCGGGCCTCCGGCTCCGTCACCCTGGACGGGCAGGAACTGCTGACCCTGACCGAGACCGAGCGCCAGCGCACCCGGGGCTCGCGGATCGCGATGGTGTTTCAAGAGCCCCTGACCGCCCTCGATCCCCTGATGAAGGTGGGCCGCCAAATCGTCGGTCCCCTGCGCCTTCACCAGCACCTGTCCCGGCGTCAGGCCCAGAGTCGGATGCTGGAGCTGCTGCACCAGGTCGCCCTGCACGATGCCGAACGAATTGCTGCCTCGTACCCGTGGCAGCTTTCGGGTGGACAACGCCAGCGGGTGGCCCTGGCGATGGTGCTGGCCTGCCAGCCCGAAGTGATCATTGCCGACGAGCCCACCACCGCGCTCGACGTGACCGTGCAGGCGGAGGTGCTGGAGCTGTTGACCACCCTGGTCGATCAGTTGGGCACCACGCTCGTGTTCATCACCCACGATCTTCCGGTCCTGGCCCAGGTGGCGCAGAACCTGGTGGTGATGCGAGGCGGGCAGGTGGTCGAACAGACCACGGTGGCCAACGGTTTGGCCGACCCGCAGGCAGCGTATACACGTCAGCTGGTAACCGCGGCTCGCGAAGTCAGTTTCCTGCCCGCGCTCGAGGAGGCCCCCGGTGAGTGA